One part of the Nostoc sp. PCC 7120 = FACHB-418 genome encodes these proteins:
- a CDS encoding ABC transporter ATP-binding protein, translating into MIEVEHLSKTYGSTPAITDVTFSVEPGEILGFLGPNGAGKTTTMRILAGYLPASSGTAKIAGFDVHDNSLAVRQRIGYLPETPPLYTDMTVEGFLHFVARIKGVSAGDRSLKVNAAIKRCNLEDRRKVIIRKLSKGYRQRVGIAQAIVHDPPAIILDEPTVGLDPRQIIDVRNLIKSLAGTHTVILSTHILPEASMTCNRVAIINRGKVVATNTPEHLMTQLTGGSGYEIEVEGEITLAKQVLQKVPGVSLVESIPGHHLPRENRAYLRVLSKPGSEAGKDIATSLISSGFGLYEMRRVSATLEDVFLQLTTEEKNLTSVKDSATNEGEAA; encoded by the coding sequence ATGATTGAAGTTGAACATCTAAGTAAAACCTACGGTTCCACCCCAGCAATTACTGATGTGACTTTTAGTGTCGAACCTGGGGAGATTTTGGGGTTTTTGGGGCCGAATGGGGCGGGGAAGACGACAACGATGCGAATTTTGGCTGGTTATTTACCTGCAAGTAGTGGGACAGCTAAAATTGCTGGTTTTGATGTCCATGACAATTCTTTGGCGGTGCGTCAACGCATTGGTTATTTACCAGAAACCCCGCCGTTATATACAGATATGACGGTGGAGGGATTTCTGCATTTTGTGGCGCGAATTAAAGGGGTGTCCGCAGGCGATCGCTCTCTCAAGGTAAACGCAGCGATCAAACGTTGTAATCTGGAGGATAGGCGTAAAGTAATTATCCGCAAATTATCTAAAGGATATCGTCAAAGGGTGGGTATTGCTCAGGCGATCGTCCATGACCCACCAGCAATTATCCTCGATGAACCAACGGTGGGACTCGACCCCAGACAAATCATCGATGTACGGAATTTAATTAAAAGCCTCGCGGGAACCCACACAGTAATTCTCTCTACTCACATTCTCCCAGAGGCGAGCATGACCTGTAACCGTGTTGCCATTATCAATCGCGGTAAGGTGGTAGCTACAAACACACCAGAACATTTGATGACCCAGTTGACAGGTGGATCAGGTTATGAAATTGAAGTTGAGGGGGAAATCACACTAGCCAAGCAGGTATTACAAAAAGTGCCTGGGGTGAGCTTGGTAGAATCTATTCCTGGTCATCATCTTCCCAGAGAGAACCGTGCATACTTGCGTGTACTCTCAAAACCGGGAAGCGAAGCCGGCAAAGATATCGCCACAAGTTTAATCAGTTCGGGATTTGGTTTGTATGAAATGCGCCGTGTCAGCGCTACCCTAGAAGATGTCTTCTTGCAACTAACCACAGAAGAAAAGAATCTCACATCTGTGAAGGATTCAGCAACCAACGAAGGAGAAGCAGCGTAA
- a CDS encoding Uma2 family endonuclease has protein sequence MRSPINLFTVEEYLELEKSSEIRHEYLGGQIFAMSGGSKEHNLISGNIYSRLRSHLRGTSCSVFMADIKIRLKLTNEAKNLFYYPDVTVTCDSQDKDRFYLNYPCLIIEVLSPSTELTDRREKLVNYRTLESLQEYILISQDEIKIEVYRKDNQDNWSLEILSQGDELKLNSIGLTLTMPEIYEDVITI, from the coding sequence ATGCGATCGCCCATCAACCTCTTCACCGTCGAAGAATACCTAGAACTAGAAAAATCCAGTGAGATTCGCCACGAATACCTGGGCGGACAAATCTTCGCCATGTCTGGCGGTAGTAAAGAACACAATCTTATATCAGGGAATATTTACTCAAGACTACGTTCCCATCTGCGGGGTACTTCCTGTAGCGTCTTCATGGCTGACATAAAAATCAGACTAAAACTCACCAATGAAGCCAAAAACTTATTTTACTATCCAGATGTTACAGTCACCTGCGACTCACAAGACAAAGACCGCTTTTACTTAAATTATCCCTGCTTAATTATCGAAGTTCTATCACCAAGCACAGAACTCACAGACAGAAGAGAAAAACTTGTTAATTACCGTACTCTAGAAAGCTTACAAGAATATATATTAATTTCCCAAGATGAAATCAAAATCGAAGTTTACCGCAAAGATAACCAAGACAATTGGTCACTAGAAATCTTAAGCCAGGGAGATGAATTAAAATTGAACTCTATAGGATTAACCCTCACGATGCCAGAAATTTACGAAGATGTCATCACTATATAA